A window of Micrococcus endophyticus contains these coding sequences:
- a CDS encoding protein phosphatase 2C domain-containing protein: MEPSAETPAAASRPKAAGATHVGAVRELNEDAWTLVGDPLVLAAVADGMGGHEAGEVASAAAIEVLRRRGPEVLAPGVAHTPEELGHLVHEADAAVVAAGGGRSGTTLTVLACIDTAANRWAVANVGDSRIYLRPAGAPVLQQLTVDHSAVQMLVDAGELTPAEARVHPRRNVITRALGSPEPLTVDVAEIPVASGDRLLLCSDGLTGELLDEEIRALIDDADELEDALVKLVEAALWRGGRDNVTAVLVRIP; the protein is encoded by the coding sequence GTGGAGCCCAGCGCCGAGACTCCCGCCGCCGCATCGCGTCCGAAGGCCGCCGGAGCCACGCACGTGGGCGCGGTCCGCGAGCTCAACGAGGACGCCTGGACGCTCGTGGGGGACCCCCTCGTGCTGGCCGCCGTCGCGGACGGCATGGGCGGGCACGAGGCCGGCGAGGTGGCCTCGGCCGCCGCCATCGAGGTGCTGCGCCGCCGCGGCCCCGAGGTGCTGGCCCCCGGCGTGGCCCACACCCCCGAGGAGCTCGGCCACCTCGTCCACGAGGCCGACGCGGCCGTGGTGGCGGCCGGCGGCGGGCGCTCCGGCACCACCCTCACCGTGCTGGCCTGCATCGACACCGCGGCGAACCGCTGGGCCGTGGCCAACGTGGGCGACTCTCGCATCTACCTGCGCCCGGCCGGCGCGCCCGTGCTGCAGCAGCTCACCGTGGACCACTCGGCCGTGCAGATGCTCGTGGACGCCGGCGAGCTCACCCCCGCGGAGGCGCGCGTGCACCCGCGCCGCAACGTCATCACGCGCGCCCTCGGCTCGCCCGAGCCGCTCACCGTGGACGTCGCCGAGATCCCCGTGGCCTCCGGCGACCGCCTGCTGCTGTGCAGCGACGGCCTGACCGGCGAGCTGCTGGACGAGGAGATCCGCGCCCTGATCGACGACGCCGACGAACTCGAGGACGCCCTCGTGAAGCTCGTGGAGGCGGCGCTGTGGCGCGGCGGCCGGGACAACGTCACCGCCGTGCTCGTCCGGATCCCCTGA
- a CDS encoding adenylate/guanylate cyclase domain-containing protein: MSRAETPDTAPLPIIAPDGSGPAEAPRRKDSHDERRADRHEDRRGEAAADRLEEVDAPPPGAGWTTAMRTLDAGLVVGPRAYTAREVAQRMGVSTVSARKIWRALGYPTSPEGHKAFTEADVEAFESVLELVRSGALNEDAAISLARSIGQMTDRMVVWQIEALVEDKIVSEGLTDPEARRAAVDLLPEIVTPLERAMRIVYRRQLNRAVKRLTVRVEAGLAASEEGRDGSESDSPLPLARAVGFADMVSYTTLSRTMDDRTLARMVQRFETLSAEIISAGGGWLVKTIGDEVMFNAETPETGAAIALALAEAIAADDELPSARVALSWGRVLSRMGDIYGPTVNLAARLTSLADPGTVLVDAMTAAALSRDERFVLVPQPPRIVRGVGEVRPSLLLNGSAQTLLAD, translated from the coding sequence ATGAGCCGTGCGGAGACGCCGGACACCGCCCCGCTGCCCATCATCGCCCCGGACGGCTCCGGCCCCGCGGAGGCGCCTCGCCGCAAGGACTCGCACGACGAGCGCCGCGCGGACCGGCACGAGGACCGCCGGGGCGAGGCCGCCGCCGACCGGCTCGAGGAGGTCGACGCGCCCCCGCCCGGTGCCGGCTGGACCACGGCGATGCGCACGCTGGACGCCGGCCTCGTGGTGGGACCGCGGGCCTATACCGCCCGCGAGGTCGCGCAGCGGATGGGCGTGTCCACCGTCTCCGCCCGCAAGATCTGGCGGGCCCTGGGCTACCCCACCTCGCCGGAGGGCCACAAGGCGTTCACCGAGGCGGACGTGGAGGCCTTCGAGTCCGTCCTGGAGCTCGTGCGCTCCGGCGCCCTCAACGAGGACGCCGCGATCTCGCTGGCCCGCTCGATCGGGCAGATGACGGACCGCATGGTGGTGTGGCAGATCGAGGCGCTCGTGGAGGACAAGATCGTCTCCGAGGGCCTCACCGACCCGGAGGCCCGGCGCGCCGCCGTCGACCTGCTCCCCGAGATCGTCACCCCGCTGGAGCGGGCCATGCGGATCGTCTACCGCCGCCAGCTCAACCGCGCGGTGAAGCGCCTGACCGTGCGCGTGGAGGCCGGCCTGGCCGCGAGCGAGGAGGGCCGCGACGGCTCCGAGTCGGACTCGCCGCTGCCCCTGGCCCGCGCCGTGGGCTTCGCGGACATGGTCTCCTACACCACGCTCTCGCGGACCATGGACGACCGCACGCTGGCCCGGATGGTGCAGCGCTTCGAGACGCTCAGCGCCGAGATCATCTCCGCCGGCGGCGGCTGGCTCGTGAAGACCATCGGCGACGAGGTCATGTTCAACGCGGAGACCCCGGAGACGGGCGCCGCCATCGCGCTCGCGCTGGCCGAGGCGATCGCCGCGGACGACGAGCTGCCCTCCGCCCGCGTCGCCCTGTCGTGGGGCCGCGTGCTCTCCCGCATGGGCGACATCTACGGGCCCACCGTCAACCTGGCCGCCCGGCTGACGTCGCTGGCGGATCCGGGTACCGTGCTGGTGGACGCCATGACCGCCGCGGCCCTGTCCCGGGACGAGCGCTTCGTGCTCGTCCCCCAGCCGCCCAGGATCGTCCGGGGGGTCGGGGAGGTCCGCCCCTCCCTGCTCCTGAACGGGTCGGCCCAGACCCTGCTCGCCGACTGA
- a CDS encoding PH domain-containing protein has translation MRLEPGEQVMVRTRTHPRALLRPAAVLVTVAFLLGLAMGVLARPDLPGILTQNRALLETAAWAVAVLALLPGMLLPVLRWATRRTVVTSRRIVQRTGLGGGADVAMSLVSIADVQRRRRGSGAGDLHILFQEPARQVHWRLRDVPEAARFEEALAHLTRQARVASWPAPAPTGGPR, from the coding sequence ATGCGCCTGGAGCCCGGTGAACAGGTGATGGTGCGCACCCGCACCCACCCGCGCGCCCTGCTGCGCCCCGCCGCCGTCCTCGTGACCGTCGCGTTCCTGCTCGGCCTGGCCATGGGCGTGCTCGCGCGCCCGGACCTGCCCGGGATCCTCACGCAGAACCGCGCGCTGCTCGAGACGGCCGCGTGGGCCGTGGCCGTGCTCGCCCTGCTGCCCGGCATGCTGCTGCCCGTGCTGCGCTGGGCCACCCGGCGCACCGTGGTGACCAGCCGCCGGATCGTGCAGCGCACCGGCCTCGGCGGGGGCGCGGACGTGGCCATGTCGCTCGTGTCCATCGCCGACGTGCAGCGCCGCCGTCGCGGCTCCGGCGCCGGGGACCTGCACATCCTCTTCCAGGAGCCCGCGCGCCAGGTCCACTGGCGCCTGCGCGACGTCCCCGAGGCCGCGCGCTTCGAGGAGGCGCTCGCCCACCTCACCCGCCAGGCGCGCGTCGCCAGCTGGCCCGCCCCCGCCCCCACAGGAGGCCCCCGATGA
- a CDS encoding biotin--[acetyl-CoA-carboxylase] ligase: protein MHAPHDPAAPGLVWLDSAGSTQDEVLARVGREGPRHGLAVATADQRAGRGRHSRVWSAAPGAALALSVHLRPAAGGTPLAPVHLSWLSLVASAAVVEHLAGLGATAHLKWPNDVLAPDGRKLCGVLATVAPAADGGGPGVVVGMGVNLDHRGAAPVATATDLAEQIGAEAVPAPRGLAAALRDAVVGAADRFAAAVAGEAEAVDGRHPAVAAVTQRLSTLGREVRAELPGGDVLEGTAVALGPGGALRVSHVTADRGRIETEVRAGDVAHLRGDVHRGA from the coding sequence ATGCACGCACCCCACGACCCCGCCGCCCCGGGCCTGGTCTGGCTGGACTCGGCCGGGTCCACCCAGGACGAGGTGCTCGCGCGCGTGGGCCGCGAGGGCCCGCGCCACGGGCTGGCCGTGGCCACCGCGGACCAGCGTGCCGGGCGCGGCCGCCACTCGCGCGTGTGGAGCGCGGCCCCGGGCGCGGCGCTGGCCCTGTCCGTGCACCTGCGCCCCGCGGCCGGCGGCACCCCCCTGGCCCCGGTGCACCTGAGCTGGCTGTCCCTCGTGGCCTCCGCCGCCGTGGTGGAGCACCTGGCCGGGCTCGGCGCGACCGCGCACCTGAAGTGGCCCAACGACGTGCTCGCCCCGGACGGCCGCAAGCTGTGCGGCGTGCTGGCCACCGTCGCCCCCGCCGCGGACGGGGGCGGCCCGGGGGTGGTCGTGGGCATGGGGGTGAACCTGGACCACCGCGGCGCCGCACCCGTGGCCACCGCCACGGACCTGGCCGAGCAGATCGGCGCCGAGGCCGTGCCGGCGCCCCGGGGGCTGGCCGCCGCCCTGCGGGACGCCGTCGTGGGCGCCGCCGACCGGTTCGCGGCCGCCGTCGCCGGCGAGGCCGAGGCCGTGGACGGGCGCCACCCGGCCGTGGCCGCCGTGACGCAGCGGCTGTCCACCCTGGGCCGCGAGGTCCGCGCCGAGCTGCCCGGCGGGGACGTGCTGGAGGGGACCGCCGTCGCGCTGGGCCCCGGCGGCGCCCTGCGCGTGAGTCATGTCACAGCGGACCGTGGCAGAATCGAGACCGAGGTCCGCGCCGGCGACGTGGCCCATCTGCGCGGCGACGTGCACCGCGGCGCATGA